One part of the Anaeromyxobacter sp. Fw109-5 genome encodes these proteins:
- a CDS encoding adenylate kinase: MILILLGPPGAGKGTQAKLLAAEYGVPHISTGDMFRDHKARGTELGKTVQAIMDAGGLVTDDITNEMVKDRLSRPDVAKGFILDGYPRTSAQAEYLDGLLASAGRAISRVLSYEVAEEAVVERISGRRSCPKCGAVYHVSANPPRRMGYCDRDDAGLVQRDDDKPENVKKRMAEYAAKTEPLKRFYSARGLLATVEGIGTPEGILAVTKRVLAS; this comes from the coding sequence ATGATCCTCATCCTCCTCGGCCCCCCGGGGGCCGGCAAGGGCACGCAGGCGAAGCTCCTCGCGGCCGAGTACGGCGTCCCTCACATCTCGACCGGCGACATGTTCCGCGACCACAAGGCGCGCGGGACGGAGCTCGGCAAGACCGTCCAGGCGATCATGGACGCCGGCGGGCTCGTGACCGACGACATCACGAACGAGATGGTGAAGGACCGGCTCTCCCGCCCCGACGTGGCGAAGGGCTTCATCCTCGACGGCTATCCGCGGACGAGCGCGCAGGCGGAGTACCTCGACGGCCTGCTCGCCTCGGCGGGCCGGGCCATCTCCCGCGTCCTCTCCTACGAGGTCGCCGAGGAGGCGGTCGTGGAGCGGATCAGCGGCCGGCGCAGCTGCCCGAAGTGCGGCGCCGTCTACCACGTCTCCGCCAACCCGCCGCGGCGCATGGGCTACTGCGACCGCGACGACGCTGGCCTCGTGCAGCGCGACGACGACAAGCCGGAGAACGTGAAGAAGCGCATGGCCGAGTACGCCGCGAAGACCGAGCCGCTGAAGCGCTTCTACTCGGCGCGCGGGCTGCTCGCGACCGTCGAGGGCATCGGCACGCCCGAGGGCATCCTCGCGGTCACCAAGCGGGTCCTGGCGAGCTAG
- a CDS encoding phosphatase PAP2 family protein, producing the protein MPPLYAQDPLGAANAALQSRALDLPAAALLVACEPWMLVLVALALYSWLDGEVRGALKAFAPAAAAILAAVAVALVARGAGAAPRPLEASGVAQLLRAAFPAPHAAGVSALAVFSLLAYGRRALPVLALAGVCAWVRVRAGAHWPVDLAAGGMLGAFCAALTYAIALRSFPAGHLAALRQGRLRRGESGEPRADGPQEDAGSDAGAA; encoded by the coding sequence ATGCCGCCGCTCTACGCCCAGGACCCGCTCGGCGCGGCGAACGCGGCGCTGCAGTCGCGCGCGCTCGACCTGCCCGCGGCGGCGCTGCTCGTCGCGTGCGAGCCGTGGATGCTCGTGCTGGTCGCGCTCGCCCTCTACTCCTGGCTGGACGGAGAGGTGCGCGGCGCGCTGAAGGCCTTCGCCCCCGCCGCCGCCGCCATCCTCGCGGCGGTGGCCGTGGCGCTCGTCGCGCGGGGGGCAGGCGCCGCGCCCCGGCCGCTCGAGGCGAGCGGGGTCGCGCAGCTGCTCCGGGCGGCCTTCCCCGCGCCTCACGCCGCCGGGGTCTCAGCGCTGGCGGTCTTCTCGCTCCTCGCCTATGGCCGCCGCGCGCTGCCGGTCCTCGCGCTCGCCGGGGTCTGCGCCTGGGTGCGCGTGCGGGCCGGAGCCCACTGGCCGGTCGACCTGGCGGCCGGGGGGATGCTCGGCGCCTTTTGCGCGGCGCTCACCTACGCGATCGCCCTCCGCTCGTTTCCGGCGGGCCACCTCGCCGCGCTGCGCCAGGGCCGTCTCCGGCGGGGGGAGTCCGGCGAGCCGCGCGCCGACGGCCCGCAGGAAGACGCGGGCTCGGACGCCGGCGCGGCTTGA
- the rpsM gene encoding 30S ribosomal protein S13, producing the protein MARIAGVDLPREKRIEVALQYIYGIGKTTAQAICHRANVDVTTRTKDLTDDEVRRIRETIEQAVKVEGDLRREISLNIKRLMDLGCYRGLRHRKGLPVRGQRTHTNARTRKGPKKGLVRKAAAPAPK; encoded by the coding sequence ATGGCTCGTATCGCCGGCGTCGACCTTCCCCGCGAGAAGCGGATCGAGGTCGCCCTCCAGTACATCTACGGCATCGGCAAGACGACCGCGCAGGCCATCTGCCACCGCGCCAACGTGGATGTCACGACGCGCACGAAGGACCTCACCGACGACGAGGTCCGCCGCATCCGCGAGACCATCGAGCAGGCGGTGAAGGTCGAGGGCGATCTCCGCCGCGAGATCTCGCTCAACATCAAGCGGCTCATGGACCTCGGCTGCTACCGGGGCCTCCGCCACCGCAAGGGCCTTCCGGTCCGCGGGCAGCGGACCCACACGAACGCGCGCACGCGCAAGGGGCCGAAGAAGGGCCTCGTGCGCAAGGCGGCCGCGCCGGCGCCGAAGTAA
- the rpsK gene encoding 30S ribosomal protein S11, translated as MTPKKGKKRVKKNIATGIVHIASTFNNTMITICDASGNVISWSSAGARGFKGSRKSTPFAAQVAAGDAAAKAMEHGLKTVSVVVKGPGAGRESALRALSAAGLKITLIRDVTPIPHNGCRPPKRRRV; from the coding sequence GTGACCCCGAAGAAGGGGAAGAAGCGGGTCAAGAAGAACATCGCGACGGGCATCGTCCACATCGCGTCGACCTTCAACAACACGATGATCACGATCTGCGACGCGTCCGGGAACGTGATCTCCTGGTCGAGCGCGGGCGCGCGCGGCTTCAAGGGCTCGCGCAAGTCGACCCCGTTCGCCGCGCAGGTCGCCGCCGGCGACGCCGCCGCCAAGGCGATGGAGCACGGCCTCAAGACCGTCTCGGTGGTCGTGAAGGGCCCCGGCGCGGGTCGTGAGTCGGCGCTCCGCGCCCTCTCGGCCGCCGGGCTCAAGATCACGCTCATCCGGGACGTGACCCCGATCCCGCACAACGGCTGCCGGCCGCCGAAGCGCCGCCGCGTCTAA
- the rplS gene encoding 50S ribosomal protein L19 → MLRKAIADIQAKYVRKDVPELRSGDSVRVHTKIKEGDKERIQVFEGVVIAYRRGTPGSSMFTVRKMSYGVGVERMFPVHSPRIDRIEVTGHGEVRRSRLYYLRGLQGKAARLHQEEGPSSAAPASTPPAAAPQA, encoded by the coding sequence ATGCTGCGCAAGGCGATTGCCGACATCCAGGCGAAGTACGTGCGGAAGGACGTCCCCGAGCTCCGCTCCGGGGACAGCGTCCGCGTCCACACGAAGATCAAGGAGGGCGACAAGGAGCGCATCCAGGTCTTCGAGGGCGTGGTCATCGCCTACCGGCGGGGCACCCCGGGCTCCTCGATGTTCACCGTGCGGAAGATGAGCTACGGCGTGGGCGTCGAGCGCATGTTCCCGGTCCACAGCCCGCGGATCGACCGGATCGAGGTCACGGGCCACGGCGAGGTCCGCCGCTCGCGCCTCTACTACCTGCGCGGTCTGCAGGGGAAGGCCGCCCGCCTCCACCAGGAGGAGGGCCCTTCGTCCGCCGCCCCCGCCTCGACGCCGCCTGCGGCCGCGCCGCAGGCGTGA
- the rplQ gene encoding 50S ribosomal protein L17 gives MKHRVVGRRLDRTTEHRTAMLRNMVTSLLRHERIVTTTPKAKELKRFADKVITLAKRGSAHHRRLANREVKDVEVLNKLFDSIAGRFKARPGGYTRIVRVGRRAGDNADMSVIELVDRAAAEAEGGEEKAEQKTEKKAAKAKEPKAAKAPKKAAAKPKAKAEKKGAEE, from the coding sequence ATGAAGCACCGCGTCGTCGGCCGCAGGCTCGATCGCACCACAGAGCACCGCACGGCCATGCTGAGGAACATGGTGACCTCGCTGCTCCGCCACGAGCGGATCGTCACCACCACGCCGAAGGCGAAGGAGCTGAAGCGCTTCGCCGACAAGGTCATCACGCTCGCCAAGCGCGGCTCCGCGCACCACCGGCGGCTCGCGAACCGCGAGGTGAAGGACGTCGAGGTGCTGAACAAGCTCTTCGACTCCATCGCCGGGCGCTTCAAGGCGCGGCCGGGCGGCTACACGCGCATCGTCCGGGTCGGGCGCCGCGCGGGCGACAACGCCGACATGTCCGTGATCGAGCTCGTCGACCGCGCCGCCGCCGAGGCAGAGGGCGGCGAGGAGAAGGCCGAGCAGAAGACGGAGAAGAAGGCCGCCAAGGCGAAGGAGCCCAAGGCCGCGAAGGCGCCGAAGAAGGCCGCCGCGAAGCCGAAGGCGAAGGCCGAGAAGAAGGGCGCCGAGGAGTAG
- the rimM gene encoding ribosome maturation factor RimM (Essential for efficient processing of 16S rRNA) translates to MARIRLGKVVRAVGLKGHLGVAGSEGALATVRRIALRREGEPEPPLQEVLEARPQGRLWAVRIEGVSDRTSAEAWVGAEVLALREDLPEAGEARHYWADLEGLPVVTVAGAAIGTVTGLYETGGVDVLVVTTEEGGEKLVPLAPYVEVDVAGRRVVVDPPEGLLD, encoded by the coding sequence GTGGCGCGCATCCGGCTCGGCAAGGTCGTCCGGGCCGTCGGCCTGAAGGGCCACCTCGGGGTGGCCGGGAGCGAGGGCGCGCTCGCGACGGTGCGCAGGATCGCGCTGAGGCGCGAGGGCGAGCCGGAGCCGCCGCTGCAGGAGGTGCTCGAGGCGCGCCCGCAGGGACGCCTCTGGGCGGTGAGGATCGAGGGGGTCTCCGACCGAACGTCGGCGGAGGCGTGGGTGGGGGCGGAGGTGCTCGCGCTTCGGGAGGATCTTCCGGAGGCGGGCGAGGCGCGGCACTACTGGGCCGACCTCGAGGGGCTTCCGGTGGTGACGGTCGCGGGGGCGGCGATCGGCACGGTGACCGGGCTGTACGAGACGGGCGGCGTGGACGTGCTGGTGGTGACGACGGAGGAGGGCGGAGAGAAGCTCGTGCCGCTCGCCCCGTACGTCGAGGTGGACGTCGCGGGGCGGCGCGTGGTGGTGGATCCGCCCGAGGGGCTTCTGGACTGA
- the trmD gene encoding tRNA (guanosine(37)-N1)-methyltransferase TrmD: protein MSARLEVEILTLFPRMCEGYLAESILGKAREAGIVSVSVSDVREHARGKHRVADDAPYGGGAGMVMKPEPLTEAIEAARARLPGALVALTSPRGARLDQALARRLATHGRLVLVCGRYEGVDERVLAAVDMEVSIGDFVLTGGELAALCVVDAAARLVPGVLGNEASAGAESFAGEDTLLEYPQYTRPPDFRGMKVPEVLLSGDHRRIERWRRREALRVTRERRPDLLERARLTENDLRLIDAGDDEL, encoded by the coding sequence ATGAGCGCGCGGCTCGAGGTGGAGATCCTGACGCTGTTCCCGCGGATGTGCGAGGGCTACCTCGCGGAGAGCATCCTCGGGAAGGCCCGCGAGGCGGGGATCGTCTCGGTGAGCGTGTCGGACGTCCGGGAGCATGCCCGGGGCAAGCACCGCGTGGCCGACGACGCGCCCTACGGCGGCGGCGCCGGCATGGTGATGAAGCCCGAGCCGCTCACGGAGGCCATCGAGGCGGCGCGGGCGCGGCTGCCCGGGGCGCTCGTGGCGCTGACGAGCCCGCGGGGCGCCCGGCTCGACCAGGCCCTGGCGCGGCGGCTCGCGACGCACGGCAGGCTCGTGCTGGTCTGCGGCAGGTACGAAGGGGTGGATGAACGGGTGCTGGCGGCGGTTGACATGGAGGTCTCGATCGGAGACTTCGTCCTGACGGGCGGCGAGCTCGCGGCGCTGTGCGTCGTGGACGCCGCCGCGCGGCTCGTGCCGGGCGTGCTCGGCAACGAGGCGTCCGCCGGCGCCGAGAGCTTCGCGGGCGAGGACACGCTCCTCGAGTACCCGCAGTACACGAGGCCCCCGGACTTCCGGGGGATGAAGGTCCCGGAGGTCCTCCTCTCTGGAGACCACCGGCGCATCGAGCGGTGGCGGCGTCGCGAGGCGCTGCGGGTCACGCGCGAGCGTAGGCCGGACCTCCTCGAGAGGGCGCGCCTCACTGAGAACGACCTCCGGCTCATCGACGCCGGAGACGACGAGCTGTAA
- the secY gene encoding preprotein translocase subunit SecY, translated as MAVSGLVNIFKIAELRKRLLFTLGMLAVYRLGIYVTTPGVDRQAMQNVVSSGNLLGLLNFFSGGAFEQLSIFALGIMPYVSASIILQLLTVVVPALEKLQKEGELGRRKITQYTRYLTVVLAAIQGYGIATYLETLRDPSGLSVVANPGWGFRLLTMISLAAGTSFIMWMGEQITERGVGNGISLIIFAGIVARAPSAAWATFQGFRAPGSQMSELGLVILLGIMIVVIGAIVFVERGQRRIPIQYAKRVVGRKLYGGQSTHLPLKVNTAGVIPPIFASSLLMFPATLGGWIPALSQLSNALQAGSWIYNVLYIALIVFFAYFYTAVTFNPVDVADNLKKYGGYIPGIRPGKKTADYIDYVLSRITFGGAIYLAAVCVLPTILTNEFNINFYFGGTSLLIVVGVALDTVQQIEGHLITRHYEGFTGPRGPRIRGRRVSTGQAVNA; from the coding sequence ATGGCAGTCAGCGGGCTTGTGAACATCTTCAAGATCGCCGAGCTGCGCAAGCGGCTCCTCTTCACCCTGGGGATGCTCGCCGTCTACCGGCTCGGCATCTACGTCACCACCCCGGGCGTCGACCGGCAGGCGATGCAGAACGTCGTCTCGTCGGGGAACCTGCTCGGCCTCCTGAACTTCTTCTCCGGCGGCGCCTTCGAGCAGCTCTCGATCTTCGCGCTCGGCATCATGCCGTACGTGTCGGCGTCGATCATCCTGCAGCTGCTCACGGTGGTCGTGCCGGCGCTCGAGAAGCTCCAGAAGGAGGGCGAGCTCGGACGGCGCAAGATCACCCAGTACACGCGCTACCTGACCGTCGTCCTCGCCGCGATCCAGGGCTACGGGATCGCCACCTACCTCGAGACGCTGCGCGATCCGTCCGGCCTCTCGGTGGTGGCAAATCCGGGCTGGGGCTTCCGGCTCCTCACCATGATCTCCCTCGCCGCCGGCACCTCGTTCATCATGTGGATGGGCGAGCAGATCACCGAGCGCGGCGTCGGCAACGGCATCTCGCTCATCATCTTCGCGGGCATCGTCGCGCGCGCCCCGTCCGCGGCGTGGGCGACGTTCCAGGGGTTCAGGGCGCCCGGCTCGCAGATGAGCGAGCTCGGCCTCGTGATCCTCCTCGGCATCATGATCGTGGTGATCGGCGCCATCGTCTTCGTGGAGCGCGGCCAGCGCCGCATCCCGATCCAGTACGCGAAGCGCGTGGTGGGCCGGAAGCTCTACGGCGGCCAGTCGACCCACCTCCCGCTCAAGGTGAACACCGCGGGCGTCATCCCGCCGATCTTCGCCTCGTCGCTGCTGATGTTCCCGGCGACGCTGGGCGGCTGGATCCCGGCGCTCAGCCAGCTCTCCAACGCGCTCCAGGCGGGCAGCTGGATCTACAACGTGCTGTACATCGCCCTCATCGTCTTCTTCGCCTACTTCTACACCGCGGTGACGTTCAACCCGGTGGACGTCGCGGACAACCTCAAGAAGTACGGCGGGTACATCCCCGGCATCCGGCCCGGCAAGAAGACGGCGGACTACATCGACTACGTTCTGTCGCGCATCACCTTCGGCGGCGCGATCTACCTCGCCGCCGTCTGCGTGCTGCCGACCATCCTCACGAACGAGTTCAACATCAACTTCTACTTCGGCGGCACCTCCCTGCTCATCGTGGTGGGCGTGGCCCTCGACACGGTCCAGCAGATCGAGGGGCACCTCATCACGCGGCACTACGAGGGCTTCACCGGTCCCCGCGGGCCGCGGATCCGGGGCCGCAGGGTCTCGACCGGGCAGGCCGTCAACGCGTGA
- a CDS encoding DNA-directed RNA polymerase subunit alpha, whose product MVDPIVTKNWRDLIKPRGLVVDQESLSNTYGKFVAEPLERGFGITLGNSLRRVLLSSLQGAAITSVKIEGVEHEFMTIPEVAEDVTDIILNLKEVLLQIHTNEVKTLRIEADGPREIKAGDIIADGQVEILNPGHHILTISEGGRVRMEMTARRGRGYVPADKNKVPGQPIGTIPIDALFSPIRKVNYQVTNARVGQQTDYDKLSLEVWTDGSVAPNDAVAYAAKIVKEQLSIFINFDEAEEPAEEVKPVEEQKLNENLFRSVDELELSVRSANCLQNANIKTIGDLVQKTEAEMLKTKNFGRKSLKEIKEILAEMGLSLGMKLENWPPKAAPQGAPKV is encoded by the coding sequence ATGGTCGATCCCATCGTCACGAAGAACTGGCGCGACCTCATCAAGCCGCGCGGCCTGGTCGTGGACCAGGAGAGCCTCTCCAACACCTACGGGAAGTTCGTCGCCGAGCCGCTGGAGCGCGGCTTCGGCATCACGCTCGGCAACTCGCTGCGCCGCGTGCTCCTCTCGAGCCTGCAGGGCGCCGCCATCACCTCGGTGAAGATCGAGGGCGTCGAGCACGAGTTCATGACGATCCCGGAGGTGGCCGAGGACGTCACCGACATCATCCTCAACCTGAAGGAAGTCCTCCTCCAGATCCACACGAACGAGGTGAAGACCCTCCGGATCGAGGCGGACGGTCCCCGCGAGATCAAGGCGGGCGACATCATCGCCGACGGTCAGGTGGAGATCCTGAACCCCGGCCACCACATCCTCACCATCAGCGAGGGTGGTCGGGTGCGGATGGAGATGACCGCGCGCCGCGGCCGTGGCTACGTCCCGGCCGACAAGAACAAGGTGCCGGGCCAGCCCATCGGGACCATCCCCATCGACGCGCTGTTCAGCCCGATCCGGAAGGTCAACTACCAGGTCACCAACGCCCGCGTCGGCCAGCAGACCGACTACGACAAGCTGTCGCTCGAGGTCTGGACCGACGGGTCGGTGGCGCCGAACGACGCCGTCGCCTACGCGGCGAAGATCGTGAAGGAGCAGCTCTCCATCTTCATCAACTTCGACGAGGCCGAGGAGCCCGCCGAGGAGGTGAAGCCGGTCGAGGAGCAGAAGCTCAACGAGAACCTCTTCCGGTCGGTGGACGAGCTCGAGCTCTCCGTGCGGAGCGCGAACTGCCTCCAGAACGCCAACATCAAGACGATCGGCGATCTCGTCCAGAAGACGGAGGCCGAGATGCTGAAGACGAAGAACTTCGGCCGGAAGTCGCTCAAGGAGATCAAGGAGATCCTGGCCGAGATGGGCCTCTCGCTCGGGATGAAGCTCGAGAACTGGCCGCCCAAGGCGGCCCCGCAGGGCGCGCCCAAGGTCTAG
- the rpmJ gene encoding 50S ribosomal protein L36, with product MKVRASVKKICDKCKVIKRKGTVRIICPANPRHKQRQG from the coding sequence ATGAAGGTCCGCGCGTCGGTCAAGAAGATTTGCGACAAGTGCAAGGTCATCAAGCGCAAGGGCACCGTGCGGATCATCTGCCCGGCCAACCCCCGCCACAAGCAGCGCCAGGGCTAG
- a CDS encoding YraN family protein produces MTDGEGEAGDRRARGREAERIAEAFLSRAGFEILDRNHATRRGEVDLVCREGSVVCFVEVRSRTSTAQGGPEETVGRGKARRVVAAATDWALRNGGLEQEMRFDVVAVTFEEAGPRVALYRGAFDGEGKPGLW; encoded by the coding sequence ATGACGGACGGAGAGGGAGAGGCCGGCGATCGCCGCGCCCGCGGACGCGAGGCCGAGCGCATCGCGGAGGCGTTCCTCTCGCGCGCGGGCTTCGAGATCCTGGACCGCAACCACGCCACGCGCCGGGGAGAGGTGGACCTCGTCTGCCGCGAGGGCAGCGTCGTCTGCTTCGTCGAGGTGCGGAGCCGCACCTCGACCGCCCAGGGCGGCCCCGAGGAGACGGTGGGGCGCGGCAAGGCGCGGAGGGTCGTGGCGGCCGCCACCGACTGGGCGCTCCGGAACGGCGGCCTCGAGCAGGAGATGCGCTTCGACGTGGTCGCGGTCACCTTCGAGGAGGCCGGACCGCGCGTGGCGCTCTACCGCGGGGCGTTCGACGGCGAGGGGAAGCCGGGGCTGTGGTGA
- a CDS encoding KH domain-containing protein — MRDLVLWLARELVERKDGVKVEVLERDRSTVLELSVAPDDLGRVIGRGGRTAKALRTVLDAAARREGRRAVLDILD; from the coding sequence ATGCGCGACCTCGTCCTCTGGCTCGCCCGCGAGCTCGTCGAGAGGAAGGACGGCGTGAAGGTCGAGGTGCTCGAGCGCGATCGCTCGACGGTCCTCGAGCTCTCCGTCGCCCCCGACGATCTCGGGCGCGTCATCGGCCGGGGCGGCCGCACCGCGAAGGCGCTGCGGACCGTGCTCGACGCCGCCGCACGCCGGGAGGGACGGCGCGCGGTGCTCGACATCCTCGACTGA
- the map gene encoding type I methionyl aminopeptidase — MDGRARDRIELRTPGEIARIREACLVVSDVLDEVAAATVPGVTTAELDRLARTRARERGAQPAFLGYHGFPASLCVSVNDEVVHGIPSEGRVLRDGDVVGLDFGVVLDGWFGDSARTVPVGRVGAGAAGLLQATREALSRAIAAAVPGGRLGDLGAAVQAHVEPRGFSVVRDFVGHGIGRRLHEPPQIPNFGVRGTGPALRPGMVLAIEPMVNAGDHGVETLEDGWTAVTSDGSLSAHFEHTVAITAAGPEILSSREGLRAGAGTGGGG, encoded by the coding sequence ATGGACGGGCGCGCGCGCGACCGCATCGAGCTGCGGACCCCCGGGGAGATCGCGCGTATCCGCGAGGCCTGCCTCGTGGTGAGCGACGTCCTCGACGAGGTGGCCGCGGCGACCGTGCCCGGGGTGACGACGGCGGAGCTCGATCGGCTGGCCCGGACGCGCGCGCGGGAGCGGGGCGCCCAGCCGGCGTTCCTCGGCTACCACGGCTTCCCGGCGTCGCTCTGCGTCTCGGTGAACGACGAGGTCGTGCACGGGATCCCGTCGGAGGGGCGCGTCCTGCGCGACGGCGACGTGGTCGGCCTGGACTTCGGCGTCGTGCTGGACGGCTGGTTCGGCGACTCCGCGCGGACCGTGCCGGTGGGGAGGGTGGGCGCGGGTGCGGCGGGCCTGCTCCAGGCCACGCGCGAGGCGCTCTCACGCGCGATCGCCGCGGCGGTGCCGGGCGGACGGCTGGGCGACCTCGGCGCAGCCGTCCAGGCGCACGTCGAGCCGCGCGGCTTCTCGGTGGTGCGCGACTTCGTCGGGCACGGCATCGGGCGCAGGCTGCACGAGCCGCCGCAGATCCCGAACTTCGGGGTACGCGGCACGGGGCCTGCCCTCCGTCCGGGGATGGTCCTCGCCATCGAGCCGATGGTGAACGCCGGCGACCACGGCGTGGAGACGCTCGAGGACGGCTGGACGGCGGTGACCTCCGACGGGAGCCTGTCGGCTCACTTCGAGCACACCGTGGCCATCACCGCCGCGGGGCCGGAGATCCTGTCCTCGCGCGAGGGGCTGCGAGCGGGCGCCGGGACGGGCGGGGGAGGCTAG
- the rpsP gene encoding 30S ribosomal protein S16 → MAVVLRLSRAGTHKAPFYHVVATDSRNARDGKYIEDVGIYDPTQQPERIELKAERIEHWLKVGATPSQTVAMILKRAKKTAQPAEKKA, encoded by the coding sequence ATGGCGGTTGTTCTTCGGCTCTCGCGCGCGGGCACGCACAAGGCGCCCTTCTATCACGTGGTCGCCACCGACTCGCGCAACGCCCGCGACGGCAAGTACATCGAGGACGTGGGCATCTACGATCCGACGCAGCAGCCGGAGCGGATCGAGCTCAAGGCCGAGCGCATCGAGCACTGGCTCAAGGTCGGGGCCACGCCCAGCCAGACGGTCGCGATGATCCTCAAGCGGGCGAAGAAGACGGCCCAGCCCGCGGAGAAGAAGGCGTAG
- the rpsD gene encoding 30S ribosomal protein S4, translating to MARYNESVCRLCRRENLKMYLKGDRCYTDKCAIERRPYPPGQHGQGRVKFSEYGVQLREKQKVKRMYGLLEAGFRHAYQNAAAAKGKTGENLLQTLELRLDNVVFRLGFADTRNEARQLVRHGHFKVNGRKVNIPSYLCRAGDKVELRDRSRKVVRISEALEAVDRRGVPGWLELDKGGFKGTVRTQPSREDITMPIQEQLIVELYSK from the coding sequence GTGGCTCGCTACAACGAAAGCGTCTGCCGGCTCTGCCGCCGGGAGAACCTCAAGATGTACCTGAAGGGCGACCGGTGCTACACCGACAAGTGCGCCATCGAGCGCCGCCCTTATCCCCCGGGCCAGCACGGCCAGGGGCGCGTGAAGTTCTCGGAGTACGGCGTCCAGCTCCGTGAGAAGCAGAAGGTGAAGCGGATGTACGGCCTCCTCGAGGCCGGCTTCCGCCACGCGTACCAGAACGCCGCCGCCGCGAAGGGCAAGACCGGCGAGAACCTGCTGCAGACGCTCGAGCTCCGGCTCGACAACGTCGTGTTCCGCCTCGGCTTCGCCGACACCCGCAACGAGGCGCGGCAGCTCGTCCGCCACGGCCACTTCAAGGTGAACGGCCGCAAGGTCAACATCCCGAGCTACCTCTGCCGCGCGGGCGACAAGGTCGAGCTGCGGGATCGCTCGAGGAAGGTCGTCCGCATCAGCGAGGCGCTCGAGGCGGTGGACCGCCGCGGCGTCCCGGGCTGGCTCGAGCTGGACAAGGGCGGCTTCAAGGGCACGGTGAGGACCCAGCCTTCGCGCGAGGACATCACCATGCCGATCCAGGAGCAGCTCATCGTCGAGCTGTACTCGAAGTAA
- the rsmI gene encoding 16S rRNA (cytidine(1402)-2'-O)-methyltransferase has product MSERGERRAAGPGTLYVVATPIGNLGDLSPRAAEVLRGVRAVAAEDTRRTLKLFAHLGAPAPALVSLPAFDERGRVATIVERLLAGESVALCTDAGTPGVSDPGAALVAAAWAAGARVVPVPGPSAALAALAASGFPADRFLFAGFLPRKGAGRAEALGLLAATPATLVLYEAGNRTRETLADLGAALGDREALVARELTKLHEELLRGRLSALAARLEGEVRGEVTLVVSGEGAAPRASAAPEIPLEEELARRLAAGEAPSAIAREVARARGLKRADVYSALERLKKGG; this is encoded by the coding sequence GTGAGCGAGCGGGGAGAGCGGCGAGCGGCGGGGCCGGGCACGCTGTACGTGGTGGCCACGCCCATCGGGAACCTCGGGGACCTCTCGCCGCGCGCGGCCGAGGTGCTCCGGGGCGTGCGGGCCGTCGCCGCCGAGGACACCCGGCGCACGCTGAAGCTGTTCGCGCACCTCGGCGCGCCCGCGCCGGCGCTCGTCTCGCTGCCGGCGTTCGACGAGCGCGGCCGCGTCGCGACGATCGTGGAGCGGCTGCTCGCGGGAGAGTCCGTGGCGCTGTGCACGGACGCGGGGACGCCGGGCGTGTCGGACCCGGGCGCCGCGCTCGTCGCGGCGGCGTGGGCGGCGGGCGCGAGGGTCGTCCCCGTCCCGGGGCCGAGCGCGGCGCTCGCCGCGCTCGCCGCGTCCGGGTTCCCTGCCGACCGGTTCCTCTTCGCCGGCTTCCTGCCGCGGAAGGGCGCCGGGCGCGCCGAGGCGCTGGGCCTCCTCGCCGCCACCCCCGCCACGCTCGTGCTGTACGAGGCCGGCAACCGGACGAGGGAGACGCTCGCGGACCTCGGCGCGGCGCTCGGCGATCGCGAAGCCCTCGTCGCGCGCGAGCTGACGAAGCTGCACGAGGAGCTGCTGCGCGGGCGGCTGTCGGCGCTCGCGGCGCGGCTCGAGGGCGAGGTCCGCGGCGAGGTGACGCTCGTCGTCTCCGGCGAGGGCGCCGCGCCGCGCGCGAGCGCAGCCCCGGAGATCCCGCTGGAGGAGGAGCTCGCGCGCCGGCTCGCCGCGGGCGAGGCGCCGTCCGCGATCGCCCGCGAGGTCGCCCGCGCGCGCGGGCTGAAGCGCGCGGACGTGTACTCCGCGCTCGAGCGGCTGAAGAAGGGCGGGTAG